A stretch of Camelina sativa cultivar DH55 chromosome 18, Cs, whole genome shotgun sequence DNA encodes these proteins:
- the LOC104760706 gene encoding leishmanolysin homolog isoform X5, with product MEVVVVQYCSFCSRFYVNLQFRFFISWVLLILLWCGAADGKARHHHHRVPLQGVESGVEGVSSHSCIHDQIIEQRKRPGRKVYSVTPQVYHEPTKSAAKAHNGRVLLSVSEEEEEKDVKQPIRIYLNYDAVGHSLDRDCQRVGDIVKLGEPPSSTFPAVPACNPNAKPPVSGDCWYNCTLDDISGEDKKHRLRKALEQTADWFRRALAVEPVKGNLRLSGYSACGQDGGVQLPREYVEEGIANTDLVLLVTTRPTTGNTLAWAVACERDQWGRAVAGHVNVAPRHLTSESGTLLSATLIHEVMHVLGFDPHAFAHFRDERKRRRIEVTEQQMDEKLGRLVTRVVLPRVVMHSRHHYGAFSQNFSGLELEDGGGRGTSGSHWEKRLLMNEIMTGSVDTRSVVSKMTLALLEDSGWYKADYSMADRLDWGRNQGTQFVTSPCNMWKGAYHCNTTQLSGCTYNREAEGYCPILSYNGDLPQWARYFPQPNRGGQSSLADYCTYFVAYSDGSCTDINSARAPDRMLGEVRGSESRCMASSLVRTGFVRGSMTQGNGCYQHRCRNNLLEVAVEGVWKFCPQAGGPIRFPGFNGELICPAYHELCSTSVVSVLGQCPSSCNFNGDCVDGKCRCLLGYHGHDCRNRSCPNNCNGHGKCTTQGVCICENGFTGIDCSTAVCDEQCSLHGGVCDNGVCEFRCSDYAGYTCQNSSKLVTSLLVCKDVLERDISGQHCAPREPSILQQLEEVVVMPNYNRLFPGGARKLFNIFGNSYCDEAAKRLACWISIQKCDVDGDDRLRKKGMLNVRGLAK from the exons ATGGAGGTTGTTGTAGTTCAGTATTGCTCTTTCTGTTCTAGGTTCTATGTTAATCTCCAGTTTCGATTCTTCATTTCCTGG gttttgttGATTCTATTGTGGTGTGGAGCTGCTGATGGGAAAGCcaggcatcatcatcatcgagtgCCTTTGCAAGGTGTGGAAAGTGGAGTTGAGGGAGTGTCTTCTCATTCGTGTATCCATGATCAGATTATAGAGCAGAGGAAGAGACCGGGTAGGAAAGTGTATTCAGTTACTCCTCAGGTTTATCATGAACCAACAAAAAGTGCTGCAAAAGCTCATAATGGGAGAGTATTACTTAGTGTttctgaggaggaggaggagaaggatgtGAAACAACCTATTAGGATTTACTTAAATTATGATGCTGTTGGTCACTCACTTGACCGAGATTGCCAAAGAGTTGGTGATATTGTGAAG TTGGGTGAGCCTCCTTCAAGTACTTTCCCTGCTGTTCCTGCGTGTAATCCTAATGCAAAACCTCCAGTGTCTGGGGATTGCTGGTATAACTGCACTTTAGATGACATATCTGGGGAGGACAAAAAGCATCGCCTACGCAAG GCTTTAGAGCAGACTGCAGATTGGTTCAGAAGAGCGTTAGCTGTTGAACCTGTGAAAGGAAATTTACGTTTAAGTGGATACTCTGCTTGTGGACAAGATGGTGGTGTGCAGCTTCCTCGTGAATATGTAGAGG AGGGTATTGCGAATACTGATTTAGTCCTATTGGTAACCACAAGACCCACTACTGGTAATACCCTTGCGTGGGCTGTAGCTTGCGAACGTGATCAATGGGGACGTGCAGTTGCTG GGCATGTCAATGTTGCTCCCCGCCATTTGACTTCAGAATCTGGGACGTTACTTTCAGCAACTCTCATTCATGAGGTTATGCATGTCCTTGGCTTCGATCCACATGCCTTTGCTCATTTTAGAGAtgaaaggaaaagaagacgcattGAG GTCACTGAGCAACAAATGGATGAAAAGCTTGGCCGGTTAGTGACACGCGTAGTGCTTCCACGGGTTGTCATGCATTCCCGGCATCACTACGGA GCATTTTCTCAAAACTTCTCGGGTCTAGAACTTGAGGATGGAGGCGGACGTGGCACATCGGGTTCCCACTGGGAAAAAAGACTACTTATGAATGAGATAATGACTGGATCAGTGGACACACGATCAGTCGTTTCAAAAATGACTCTAGCGCTATTAGAGGATAGTGGCTGGTATAAGGCTGATTATAGCATGGCAGACCGTCTCGATTGGGGTCGAAACCAGGGGACCCAGTTTGTCACATCTCCATGTAACATGTGGAAAGGTGCTTACCATTGTAACACAACCCAACTATCTGGCTGTACATACAACAGAGAGGCCGAAGGTTACTGCCCAATTCTAAGCTATAATGGAGACTTGCCTCAGTGGGCTCGTTACTTTCCACAGCCTAACAGAG GCGGTCAGTCTTCCTTAGCAGATTATTGTACATATTTTGTTGCCTATTCAGATGGGTCTTGTACGGATATAAATAGTGCACGTGCGCCTGACAGAATGTTGGGTGAAGTGAGAGGGAGTGAATCCAG GTGTATGGCCTCATCTTTAGTGCGTACTGGGTTTGTTCGTGGCTCCATGACACAGGGGAATGGTTGTTATCAGCATAGATGTAGAAATAATTTGTTGGAG GTTGCTGTGGAGGGAGTATGGAAGTTCTGTCCTCAAGCTGGTGGACCAATTCGATTTCCCGGTTTTAATG GTGAATTAATTTGTCCGGCTTACCATGAACTCTGCAGTACATCTGTAGTTTCTGTGCTTGGCCAATGTCCTAGCTCTTGTAACTTTAATGGAGATTGTGTTGATGGGAAGTGTCGTTGTCTCCTTGGTTATCACGGTCATGACTGTAGAAACC GTTCATGTCCTAATAATTGCAATGGACATGGAAAATGCACAACGCAGGGTGTTTGCATATGTGAAAATGGATTTACTGGAATCGACTGTTCCACTG CTGTTTGTGACGAACAATGCAGCCTACATGGAGGAGTCTGTGATAATGGGGTTTGTGAGTTCCGTTGCTCTGATTATGCTGGTTACACATGTCAGAACAGCTCTAAACTAGTTACGAGTTTATTGGTGTGCAAAGATGTGTTGGAAAGAGACATATCAGGGCAACATTGTGCTCCAAGAGAGCCTAGCATTCTTCAACAGCTTGAGGAAGTCGTGGTCATGCCCAACTACAATCGGCTCTTTCCGGGTGGGGCTCGaaagttatttaatattttcggTAACAGCTACTGTGATGAAGCAGCTAAAAGACTAGCCTGTTGG ATATCAATCCAGAAGTGTGATGTCGACGGAGACGACAGACTACGG AAGAAGGGGATGCTGAATGTACGGGGTCTGGCGAAATAA